From one Macadamia integrifolia cultivar HAES 741 unplaced genomic scaffold, SCU_Mint_v3 scaffold3070, whole genome shotgun sequence genomic stretch:
- the LOC122067701 gene encoding LRR receptor-like serine/threonine-protein kinase EFR has protein sequence MASLTPKIDSSHGKEMIVVNGEECSVTNTSGAVIAVDLRNPYPVELFYPYRYGFWNLSGNVDLALLRLKSLRHLDLSFNTFDCISIPDFLGSFQALQYLNLSNAGFCDKIPPSLGNLSSLHYLDVSSEFSLSSSPLMADSLHWVAGLSSLRHLDMNDVNLLIVGPEWLPVLNRLPLLTELHLSACGLTGPIPSLHFVNFTSLAMLNLFYNSFISVIPDWILNISSLVYLDISSNSLEGRIPLHISELPNLQHLNLGGNGNLTASCTQLLKRSWKSIKEAFLNSIGQSSKLVSLDLSFNHLIGTLSEAHFSKLSNLMTLSMSSNSLILNVSSKWVSPFQNCSNLETLDIGNNKFSGNIPPWIGERLTSLRILSMRSNAFSGRLPPQLSNLSSLQVLDLANNNLVGDVPSSLGDLRAMTQVQRVHTYLIYWQYGGSYYDENVVISIKGQPRQFTKTLSLVTYIDSSGNYLVGEFPGAITNLVGLIVLNLSRNYISGHIPEKIANMYRLESLDISNNHLSGNIPLSMASMTYLGSLNFTNNNFSSQIPYTGQMTTFDASSYYGNSGLCGPPLLTSCQSGGGLDRRGAVNDNSNIKDTWFYLSLGLGFTTNILVPCVILAIKKP, from the exons ATGGCCTCACTGACCCCAAAAATTGACTCTTCTCATGGCAAGGAAATGATTGTTGTCAATGGAGAGGAGTGCAGTGTGACTAACACTTCTGGAGCTGTGATTGCAGTTGATCTCCGCAACCCATATCCAGTTGAACTTTTTTATCCTTACAGGTATGGGTTCTGGAACTTGAGTGGAAATGTTGATCTTGCTTTGTTAAGACTCAAGTCATTGAGGCACTTGGACTTGAGTTTCAACACGTTTGATTGCATCTCAATTCCTGATTTTCTTGGTTCTTTTCAAGCTTTGCAATATCTAAATCTGTCGAATGCAGGTTTTTGTGATAAAATTCCTCCTAGCTTAGGAAACCTCTCTAGCTTGCACTACCTTGATGTTTCTTCAGAATTCagtctctcttcctctcctttgaTGGCTGACAGTCTGCATTGGGTGGCTGGTCTCAGCTCTCTGAGACACCTCGACATGAATGATGTGAACCTTTTGATCGTGGGACCAGAATGGCTTCCTGTATTGAATAGGCTTCCATTATTGACTGAGTTGCATTTATCTGCGTGTGGCTTGACTGGTCCCATTCCATCCCTTCATTTTGTGAATTTCACTTCACTTGCAATGCTGAACCTTTTCTATAATAGCTTCATTTCAGTGATTCCTGACTGGATTCTAAACATAAGCAGTCTTGTATATCTGGATATAAGTTCTAATAGTTTGGAAGGAAGGATTCCCCTACATATCTCTGAGCTTCCAAATTTGCAACATCTGAATCTTGGAGGAAACGGGAATCTTACTGCCAGTTGTACGCAGCTACTAAAAAGAAGTTGGAAAAGCATCAAG GAAGCCTTCCTTAATTCTATAGGACAATCTTCTAAGTTGGTTTCACTTGATTTGTCTTTTAATCATTTGATTGGGACTCTGTCTGAAGCTCATTTCTCAAAGCTTAGTAACTTGATGACCTTATCCATGTCTTCAAATTCCTTAATTTTGAATGTTAGCTCCAAGTGGGTTTCTCCATTCCAA AATTGCTCCAATTTGGAGACTCTAGACATTGGGAACAACAAATTCTCAGGTAACATTCCACCATGGATTGGAGAAAGGCTAACTTCTCTTCGAATTTTAAGCATGAGATCAAATGCATTTTCGGGAAGACTACCTCCTCAACTTTCAAATCTAAGTTCATTGCAAGTTCTGGATCTTGCAAATAACAATTTGGTTGGAGATGTTCCATCCAGCTTAGGGGATCTTCGAGCCATGACACAAGTTCAACGTGTGCATACGTATCTAATTTATTGGCAGTATGGCGGGTCTTACTATGATGAGAATGTGGTTATCTCTATTAAAGGCCAGCCTCGACAATTCACCAAGACCCTTTCTCTAGTAACCTATATAGACTCGTCGGGAAATTACCTGGTGGGAGAATTTCCTGGAGCAATAACGAATCTTGTTGGCTTAATTGTTTTGAACTTGTCAAGAAATTATATCAGTGGGCACATCCCTGAGAAAATTGCGAACATGTATCGATTGGAATCTCTTGACATCTCAAATAATCATCTTTCAGGGAACATTCCTCTCAGCATGGCATCCATGACTTATTTGGGTTCTCTAAACTTCACAAACAACAACTTCTCAAGCCAAATCCCATATACAGGGCAGATGACTACTTTTGATGCGTCTTCATACTATGGAAACTCAGGTCTTTGTGGCCCTCCACTTCTCACAAGTTGCCAAAGTGGTGGTGGTTTAGATAGAAGAGGGGCAGTGAACGATAACAGTAACATAAAGGATACATGGTTTTACTTGAGTCTTGGTTTGGGATTCACAACCAATATTTTGGTACCTTGTGTTATTCTAGCAATCAAAAAGCCATGA